A genomic segment from Aegilops tauschii subsp. strangulata cultivar AL8/78 chromosome 1, Aet v6.0, whole genome shotgun sequence encodes:
- the LOC109786157 gene encoding uncharacterized protein encodes MTSLSITVMTLNLHEGNQPSESPNSWEKRRDICVSVITSYSPTILCTQQGLRCQLDYLQQCLPGYEQFGISRKGSQDTTDEYCTIFYEKEKVELTEGGTFWLSESPSVPGSISWGATAPCIATWATFQLKRVEPPGFSFQIVNTNLDEDSPRARRRSALLTWQHIASLPPNLPVIYCGGFNTQKESMTGRFLLGRSREHGVVGDMRDAWPNARVRKNVSLIHTYHGFKGEKQGAVEFLKLVFRALCLCWDRQTQDLHIDWILFRGRPLVPALCEVINDNIDGVYPSSHFPIFAEFLLPRSVRLAEMPS; translated from the exons ATGACCAGCCTGTCCATCACGGTGATGACGCTGAACCTGCACGAGGGGAATCAACCGAGCGAGAGCCCTAACAGCTGGGAGAAGCGCCGCGACATCTGCGTTAGCGTCATCACCAGTTACTCCCCCACCATCCTCTGCACCCAGCAAG GGTTGAGGTGCCAGCTGGACTACCTACAGCAGTGCCTGCCTG GTTATGAGCAATTTGGCATTTCAAGAAAAGGTTCACAGGACACCACTGATGAATATTGCACAATATTCTATGAAAAGGAGAAG GTGGAGCTTACAGAAGGTGGCACCTTCTGGTTATCAGAATCTCCATCAGTGCCAGGAAGCATTTCATGGGGAGCAACTGCACCATGCATTGCTACATGGGCA ACGTTTCAACTCAAAAGAGTAGAACCACCTGGGTTCAGTTTCCAGATTGTAAATACAAATCTTGATGAAGATAGCCCTCGTGCTCGTAGACGAAGTGCTTTGCTTACGTGGCAGCATATAGCTTCTTTGCCACCCAACTTGCCTGTGATCTATTGTGGGGGCTTCAACACACAAAAGGAATCTATGACGGGACGTTTTTTGCTCGGCAGATCTAG GGAACATGGTGTTGTGGGTGATATGAGAGATGCTTGGCCAAATGCTCGTGTGCGCAAAAATGTTTCACTGATACACACATATCATGGATTTAAAG GGGAAAAACAAGGTGCGGTAGAATTCCTAAAATTAGTATTCAGAGCTCTTTGTCTCTGCTGGGACAGACAAACTCAGGACTTGCATATTGACTGGATACTGTTTAGAGGACGCCCACTGGTTCCTGCACTATGCGAAGTCATAAATGACAATATAGATGGTGTTTATCCATCTTCACATTTTCCCATCTTTGCTGAGTTTTTACTTCCACGCTCAGTTCGCCTAGCCGAGATGCCTTCATAG